CGAGCCCGTCGCTTTAGTGTCAGGCGTTCTTCCAATCGCGGCATAAAGCGCACCCCTTTCTATTTTACCTAGTTAGCAAGTTATAGCTCCAAAAGTGCAACAAGCCCCCGATTTTGGGGGCTTGTAATAGTATAACAAAATGCTACACAATCAGTCAAGGTTTTTAGGGTACCTCAAAGCCGGCATCTTCAACGGCGGCTCTAACTTGATCAATATCGGTCTTAGTCTCATCGAAATCGACTGTAAGTTTCTTGGCCACCAAATCTACTTCGGCAAAAGTAACTCCCGGTAAAGATTTAACGGCCGTTTCAACAGCGTTTTTGCAGTGGCTGCAGCTCATTCCTTCAACTATAAGCGTTTGCTTCATATATAG
This Veillonellaceae bacterium DNA region includes the following protein-coding sequences:
- a CDS encoding heavy-metal-associated domain-containing protein produces the protein MKQTLIVEGMSCSHCKNAVETAVKSLPGVTFAEVDLVAKKLTVDFDETKTDIDQVRAAVEDAGFEVP